In Taeniopygia guttata chromosome Z, bTaeGut7.mat, whole genome shotgun sequence, one genomic interval encodes:
- the LOC140681905 gene encoding potassium channel subfamily K member 16-like isoform X1: MRSGKLQTALLVAGYFVYLLVGAAVFQALERTAEKQEKMAAAQMKEAFLQNFTQLTVVEMEQFMKNLIEAIQNGVSPVGNESQFEESNWDFSNSFFFAGTVVSTIGYGTLHPKTAGGQIFCVFFALFGIPLNIVFLHRVGKMLSLLCKKLGKFLYEKGMRKFFFS; the protein is encoded by the exons ATGCGCAGTGGTAAGCTGCAGACAGCTTTGCTGGTGGCCGGCTACTTTGTCTACCTGCTGGTGGGTGCTGCCGTGTTCCAGGCCCTGGAGAGGACTGCTGAGAAGCAGGAGAAAATGGCAGCTGCGCAGATGAAGGAGGCTTTTCTGCAGAACTTCACGCAGCTCACGGTGGTGGAGATGGAGCAGTTCATGAAG AACCTGATTGAAGCCATTCAGAATGGAGTATCTCCTGTTGGAAACGAGTCACAGTTTGAAGAAAGCAACTGGGATTTTAGCAACTCCTTCTTCTTTGCAGGCACCGTTGTCTCCACAATAG GCTATGGCACATTACATCCTAAAACTGCTGGGGGACAGatcttttgtgtgttttttgctctttttggAATCCCTCTGAACATTGTTTTTCTGCACCGTGTTGGTAAGATGCTCTCACTGCTCTGTAAAAAGCTGGGGAAATTCCTCTACGAGAAAGGAATGAGAAAG ttctttttctcttag
- the LOC140681905 gene encoding potassium channel subfamily K member 16-like isoform X2, translating into MRSGKLQTALLVAGYFVYLLVGAAVFQALERTAEKQEKMAAAQMKEAFLQNFTQLTVVEMEQFMKNLIEAIQNGVSPVGNESQFEESNWDFSNSFFFAGTVVSTIGYGTLHPKTAGGQIFCVFFALFGIPLNIVFLHRVGKMLSLLCKKLGKFLYEKGMRKVIGFTYSGTIICSFLVFFSTSMLPCPRLYLLLCWVRCCSRAEKETVFTCRAKQTCLP; encoded by the exons ATGCGCAGTGGTAAGCTGCAGACAGCTTTGCTGGTGGCCGGCTACTTTGTCTACCTGCTGGTGGGTGCTGCCGTGTTCCAGGCCCTGGAGAGGACTGCTGAGAAGCAGGAGAAAATGGCAGCTGCGCAGATGAAGGAGGCTTTTCTGCAGAACTTCACGCAGCTCACGGTGGTGGAGATGGAGCAGTTCATGAAG AACCTGATTGAAGCCATTCAGAATGGAGTATCTCCTGTTGGAAACGAGTCACAGTTTGAAGAAAGCAACTGGGATTTTAGCAACTCCTTCTTCTTTGCAGGCACCGTTGTCTCCACAATAG GCTATGGCACATTACATCCTAAAACTGCTGGGGGACAGatcttttgtgtgttttttgctctttttggAATCCCTCTGAACATTGTTTTTCTGCACCGTGTTGGTAAGATGCTCTCACTGCTCTGTAAAAAGCTGGGGAAATTCCTCTACGAGAAAGGAATGAGAAAGGTAATTGGTTTTACCTACTCAGGCACAATTATATGCTCATTTCTAGTGTTCTTCTCAACTTCTATGCTGCCTTGTCCTCGATTGTATTTGCTCTTGTGCTGGGTTAGATGTTGTTCTAGGGCAGAAAAAGAGACAGTCTTCACTTGCAGAGCTAAGCAGACATGTCTGCCATAG